In Nematostella vectensis chromosome 11, jaNemVect1.1, whole genome shotgun sequence, a genomic segment contains:
- the LOC116615626 gene encoding coiled-coil domain-containing protein 73 isoform X2, which yields MVEIEEVEETPAAKDEFDDKEPEDKDKEKEETDKKKTTDDTEIELNDQKNDSSSLMRKGSDSVEGESKQSPIKVAQNVQVVLQKIEESETATQIFNDGTFVNNFLEAVEELRLRRDDEVAKNKSEKEQHEKLEVEIRKQYEERLQQYENIKEKYNLAAQCRESEMTQLKDEVRALHITRYDIEKRAKGLEREIHLQVSARKNHESQISELDRRCTETTKECAKVLEQVDNVEASVLSASRLHKKLMYTNEHHKCLLKACKEEMEARTQEVISLKTAAAKRAAKDSAVNQGETGNAVEALDKELRMQKELCRQYQMQLEDSRAEAKALVDSLKDAHHLIDRHVDIANKHTETETMNALEIDDLKNERLELESTLAEERQSKKELEERIETETKTWLAEKEDLNSRLSKVQIDYDALCQAHNSLEDENSKLSGQNSELTERVQNLTNDAASLQTSLTNTEDDLRQISSQLEELKENHANETTSLKAQLASEQERNQENATVIPQLKDKLAEAEVQVESMFNALLDMRKGARKVETACAETQTVIYQEDGSTQWEERDIGPMRAHGTSKSASSNKARDVAMVDDVVGLTSEKNGESVTEVNTDKKVLTDVLIKGTADSTFSGDVKISSPEFPSCEKQEAQPVGVEKETICRNKNELNAVTEVEKDPKSIDKCCISLPVTVDKKENQESQTEQSPEISDNSQLLLSPIFQSHESVQIDERRVEYQRSLSQIAPHSNIGKVDDGSRSLIDNNGTEKKEKLMEMEAKDFHPAGDHMEKGMSDGIEGKRTGCLKRQPSSSNQDVKLAPVKRVRFRIEDDKQQSNTLDEPVAIKQVSSNDEETKEAMVTPMDPQIDRLRCQETSADLEDYQKESSNSSSTASYLGESGTTPNEDNVLFSDEETEGDKSERENETVKEQINRIQHMLKTDRLRTNRKRKYQDPKQMTQEHTDDGPLLEQGPSGIQL from the exons ATGGTTGAAATAGAGGAAGTAGAAGAAACGCCTGCAGCTAAAGATGAATTTGATGACAAAGAGCCCGAGGATAAAGACAAGGAAAAAGAGGAAACAGATAAAAAG AAAACGACAGATGACACCGAAATTGAGTTGAATGACCAGAAAAATGACAGCTCTAGTTTGATGAGAAAAGGGAGTGATTCGGTAGAAGGAGAAAGCAAGCAATCCCCGATAAAAGTAGCACAAAATGTACAAGTCGTCTTACAGAAGATAGAAGAAAGCGAGACAGCCACACAAATATTCAATGACGGGACATTTGTTAACAATTTTCTTGAG GCGGTAGAAGAACTAAGGCTGCGCAGG GATGATGAAGTTGCAAAGAATAAATCTGAAAAAGAGCAGCACGAAAAACTGGAAGTTGAGATACGTAAACAG TATGAAGAACGTTTGCAACAGTACGAGAATATAAAG GAAAAGTACAATTTGGCTGCACAGTGCCGCGAGTCTGAGATGACCCAACTGAAAGACGAAGTGCGAGCTCTCCAT ATCACAAGATACGACATTGAGAAAAGAGCCAAAGGACTG GAGCGCGAGATACATCTTCAAGTGTCTGCCCGTAAGAATCATGAGTCACAGATCAGTGAGCTGGACAGACGGTGTACAGAAACAACCAAGGAGTGTGCAAAAGTACTAGAACAGGTCGACAATGTTGAGGCCAGTG TTCTGTCAGCCTCGCGACTGCACAAGAAGCTTATGTATACAAACGAGCACCACAAGTGTTTACTGAAGGCGTGCAAGGAGGAGATGGAAGCCCGGACTCAAGAAGTTATCAGTCTAAAGACCGCTGCAGCCAAACGGGCCGCTAAGGATAGTGCAGTGAATCAAGGGGAGACTGGAAATGCAGTGGAGGCGTTAGATAAAGAGCTGAGGATG CAGAAGGAGCTTTGTCGACAGTACCAGATGCAACTGGAAGATTCGAGGGCGGAAGCTAAG GCTCTGGTGGACTCATTGAAAGACGCGCATCATCTGATTGACAGACACGTGGATATAGCTAATAAGCACACAGAGACAGAGACGATGAATGCACTAGAAATAGACGACTTAAAGAACGAGCGGCTTGAGCTGGAAAGCACACTTGCGGAGGAGAGACAGTCCAAGAAAGAACTAGAGGAGAGAATAGAGACCGAGACCAAGACATGGCTTGCTGAG AAAGAGGATCTAAATAGCCGCTTAAGCAAAGTACAGATCGATTACGATGCTTTGTGTCAAGCACACAACAGCTTGGAGGATGAAAACAGCAAACTGTCTGGACAAAACAGTGAGCTGACAGAGCGTGTACAAAACTTAACCAATGATGCAGCGAGTCTGCAAACCAGTTTGACAAATACGGAGGATGATCTACGACAAATTAGCAGTCAGTTAGAGGAGCTCAAGGAGAACCATGCAAACGAG ACTACTTCTCTAAAAGCACAACTTGCCAGTGAGCAGGAGCGTAATCAGGAGAATGCCACGGTGATCCCCCAACTGAAGGACAAGTTAGCAGAGGCAGAAGTACAGGTGGAGAGCATGTTTAATGCTCTGCTAGACATGAGAAAGGGCGCAAGGAAAGTGGAAACAGCGTGTGCCGAGACACAGACAGTCATCTATCAAGAGGATG GAAGCACTCAGTGGGAAGAGCGAGATATAGGCCCAATGAGAGCACATGGAACCTCCAAGAGCGCGTCTTCCAACAAGGCAAGGGATGTAGCTATGGTAGACGATGTGGTTGGATTAACATCAGAAAAAAACGGGGAGTCAGTAACAGAGGTAAACACCGATAAGAAAGTCCTCACCGATGTGCTTATCAAAGGGACTGCTGATAGCACTTTTAGCGGGGATGTCAAGATAAGCAGCCCAGAGTTCCCAAGTTGCGAAAAGCAGGAGGCCCAACCAGTAGGTGTCGAGAAAGAAACCATTTGTCGTAACAAAAATGAGTTAAATGCTGTTACGGAAGTTGAAAAAGACCCCAAAAGCATCGACAAATGCTGCATTTCTTTACCAGTGACAgtagataaaaaagaaaaccagGAAAGCCAGACAGAACAGTCTCCTGAAATATCGGACAACAGCCAGCTTTTACTATCACCCATCTTCCAGTCCCACGAAAGTGTGCAGATCGACGAAAGGCGCGTCGAGTATCAGCGGAGTCTTTCTCAAATAGCACCACACAGCAACATTGGCAAAGTGGACGATGGGTCAAGATCATTAATCGACAACAATGGaacagagaaaaaagaaaagcttATGGAAATGGAAGCAAAGGATTTCCACCCAGCAGgagatcatatggaaaagggAATGAGTGATGGTATAGAGGGTAAAAGGACCGGGTGCTTAAAGAGGCAGCCATCATCATCTAATCAGGATGTTAAGTTGGCGCCAGTCAAGCGGGTGCGATTCAGGATTGAAGATGATAAACAGCAGAGCAACACGCTCGATGAACCTGTTGCAATTAAACAGGTGTCGAGTAATGATGAAGAAACAAAAGAAGCAATGGTGACTCCGATGGATCCGCAGATTGATAGGCTCAGATGCCAGGAGACTTCGGCTGATCTGGAG GATTACCAGAAAGAATCAAGCAACAGCAGCTCAACAGCCTCATATCTCGGTGAGAGTGGTACCACGCCAAACGAGGATAATGTATTGTTTTCGGACGAAGAGACCGAGGGTGACAAGTCAGAACGAGAAAACGAGACAGTGAAGGAACAGATTAATAGAATACAACACATGTTGAAGACAGATCGCCTTAGAACCAACCGCAAACGCAAGTACCAAGACCCTAAGCAGATGACACAGGAGCACACAGATGATGGGCCTCTACTGGAACAGGGGCCCTCTGGCATTCAGTTATAA
- the LOC116615626 gene encoding coiled-coil domain-containing protein 186 isoform X1: MVEIEEVEETPAAKDEFDDKEPEDKDKEKEETDKKKTTDDTEIELNDQKNDSSSLMRKGSDSVEGESKQSPIKVAQNVQVVLQKIEESETATQIFNDGTFVNNFLEAVEELRLRRTVDSENEDKINALLAEKHELQRKWDDEVAKNKSEKEQHEKLEVEIRKQYEERLQQYENIKEKYNLAAQCRESEMTQLKDEVRALHITRYDIEKRAKGLEREIHLQVSARKNHESQISELDRRCTETTKECAKVLEQVDNVEASVLSASRLHKKLMYTNEHHKCLLKACKEEMEARTQEVISLKTAAAKRAAKDSAVNQGETGNAVEALDKELRMQKELCRQYQMQLEDSRAEAKALVDSLKDAHHLIDRHVDIANKHTETETMNALEIDDLKNERLELESTLAEERQSKKELEERIETETKTWLAEKEDLNSRLSKVQIDYDALCQAHNSLEDENSKLSGQNSELTERVQNLTNDAASLQTSLTNTEDDLRQISSQLEELKENHANETTSLKAQLASEQERNQENATVIPQLKDKLAEAEVQVESMFNALLDMRKGARKVETACAETQTVIYQEDGSTQWEERDIGPMRAHGTSKSASSNKARDVAMVDDVVGLTSEKNGESVTEVNTDKKVLTDVLIKGTADSTFSGDVKISSPEFPSCEKQEAQPVGVEKETICRNKNELNAVTEVEKDPKSIDKCCISLPVTVDKKENQESQTEQSPEISDNSQLLLSPIFQSHESVQIDERRVEYQRSLSQIAPHSNIGKVDDGSRSLIDNNGTEKKEKLMEMEAKDFHPAGDHMEKGMSDGIEGKRTGCLKRQPSSSNQDVKLAPVKRVRFRIEDDKQQSNTLDEPVAIKQVSSNDEETKEAMVTPMDPQIDRLRCQETSADLEDYQKESSNSSSTASYLGESGTTPNEDNVLFSDEETEGDKSERENETVKEQINRIQHMLKTDRLRTNRKRKYQDPKQMTQEHTDDGPLLEQGPSGIQL, encoded by the exons ATGGTTGAAATAGAGGAAGTAGAAGAAACGCCTGCAGCTAAAGATGAATTTGATGACAAAGAGCCCGAGGATAAAGACAAGGAAAAAGAGGAAACAGATAAAAAG AAAACGACAGATGACACCGAAATTGAGTTGAATGACCAGAAAAATGACAGCTCTAGTTTGATGAGAAAAGGGAGTGATTCGGTAGAAGGAGAAAGCAAGCAATCCCCGATAAAAGTAGCACAAAATGTACAAGTCGTCTTACAGAAGATAGAAGAAAGCGAGACAGCCACACAAATATTCAATGACGGGACATTTGTTAACAATTTTCTTGAG GCGGTAGAAGAACTAAGGCTGCGCAGG ACAGTTGACTCTGAGAATGAAGATAAAATAAATGCTTTATTGGCCGAAAAGCATGAACTCCAAAGGAAATGG GATGATGAAGTTGCAAAGAATAAATCTGAAAAAGAGCAGCACGAAAAACTGGAAGTTGAGATACGTAAACAG TATGAAGAACGTTTGCAACAGTACGAGAATATAAAG GAAAAGTACAATTTGGCTGCACAGTGCCGCGAGTCTGAGATGACCCAACTGAAAGACGAAGTGCGAGCTCTCCAT ATCACAAGATACGACATTGAGAAAAGAGCCAAAGGACTG GAGCGCGAGATACATCTTCAAGTGTCTGCCCGTAAGAATCATGAGTCACAGATCAGTGAGCTGGACAGACGGTGTACAGAAACAACCAAGGAGTGTGCAAAAGTACTAGAACAGGTCGACAATGTTGAGGCCAGTG TTCTGTCAGCCTCGCGACTGCACAAGAAGCTTATGTATACAAACGAGCACCACAAGTGTTTACTGAAGGCGTGCAAGGAGGAGATGGAAGCCCGGACTCAAGAAGTTATCAGTCTAAAGACCGCTGCAGCCAAACGGGCCGCTAAGGATAGTGCAGTGAATCAAGGGGAGACTGGAAATGCAGTGGAGGCGTTAGATAAAGAGCTGAGGATG CAGAAGGAGCTTTGTCGACAGTACCAGATGCAACTGGAAGATTCGAGGGCGGAAGCTAAG GCTCTGGTGGACTCATTGAAAGACGCGCATCATCTGATTGACAGACACGTGGATATAGCTAATAAGCACACAGAGACAGAGACGATGAATGCACTAGAAATAGACGACTTAAAGAACGAGCGGCTTGAGCTGGAAAGCACACTTGCGGAGGAGAGACAGTCCAAGAAAGAACTAGAGGAGAGAATAGAGACCGAGACCAAGACATGGCTTGCTGAG AAAGAGGATCTAAATAGCCGCTTAAGCAAAGTACAGATCGATTACGATGCTTTGTGTCAAGCACACAACAGCTTGGAGGATGAAAACAGCAAACTGTCTGGACAAAACAGTGAGCTGACAGAGCGTGTACAAAACTTAACCAATGATGCAGCGAGTCTGCAAACCAGTTTGACAAATACGGAGGATGATCTACGACAAATTAGCAGTCAGTTAGAGGAGCTCAAGGAGAACCATGCAAACGAG ACTACTTCTCTAAAAGCACAACTTGCCAGTGAGCAGGAGCGTAATCAGGAGAATGCCACGGTGATCCCCCAACTGAAGGACAAGTTAGCAGAGGCAGAAGTACAGGTGGAGAGCATGTTTAATGCTCTGCTAGACATGAGAAAGGGCGCAAGGAAAGTGGAAACAGCGTGTGCCGAGACACAGACAGTCATCTATCAAGAGGATG GAAGCACTCAGTGGGAAGAGCGAGATATAGGCCCAATGAGAGCACATGGAACCTCCAAGAGCGCGTCTTCCAACAAGGCAAGGGATGTAGCTATGGTAGACGATGTGGTTGGATTAACATCAGAAAAAAACGGGGAGTCAGTAACAGAGGTAAACACCGATAAGAAAGTCCTCACCGATGTGCTTATCAAAGGGACTGCTGATAGCACTTTTAGCGGGGATGTCAAGATAAGCAGCCCAGAGTTCCCAAGTTGCGAAAAGCAGGAGGCCCAACCAGTAGGTGTCGAGAAAGAAACCATTTGTCGTAACAAAAATGAGTTAAATGCTGTTACGGAAGTTGAAAAAGACCCCAAAAGCATCGACAAATGCTGCATTTCTTTACCAGTGACAgtagataaaaaagaaaaccagGAAAGCCAGACAGAACAGTCTCCTGAAATATCGGACAACAGCCAGCTTTTACTATCACCCATCTTCCAGTCCCACGAAAGTGTGCAGATCGACGAAAGGCGCGTCGAGTATCAGCGGAGTCTTTCTCAAATAGCACCACACAGCAACATTGGCAAAGTGGACGATGGGTCAAGATCATTAATCGACAACAATGGaacagagaaaaaagaaaagcttATGGAAATGGAAGCAAAGGATTTCCACCCAGCAGgagatcatatggaaaagggAATGAGTGATGGTATAGAGGGTAAAAGGACCGGGTGCTTAAAGAGGCAGCCATCATCATCTAATCAGGATGTTAAGTTGGCGCCAGTCAAGCGGGTGCGATTCAGGATTGAAGATGATAAACAGCAGAGCAACACGCTCGATGAACCTGTTGCAATTAAACAGGTGTCGAGTAATGATGAAGAAACAAAAGAAGCAATGGTGACTCCGATGGATCCGCAGATTGATAGGCTCAGATGCCAGGAGACTTCGGCTGATCTGGAG GATTACCAGAAAGAATCAAGCAACAGCAGCTCAACAGCCTCATATCTCGGTGAGAGTGGTACCACGCCAAACGAGGATAATGTATTGTTTTCGGACGAAGAGACCGAGGGTGACAAGTCAGAACGAGAAAACGAGACAGTGAAGGAACAGATTAATAGAATACAACACATGTTGAAGACAGATCGCCTTAGAACCAACCGCAAACGCAAGTACCAAGACCCTAAGCAGATGACACAGGAGCACACAGATGATGGGCCTCTACTGGAACAGGGGCCCTCTGGCATTCAGTTATAA
- the LOC5508641 gene encoding transmembrane protein 241, giving the protein MPTWRTRSVVAGFCVLMVITTLTNKYVLSILKFTYPTIFQSWQSGTMAVVLLSLHVLGYINLDLSVNRDILISWFPGTVFFSGAIYAGSIALSRLSVPVFCALQYGSFVVMTLVDWLVFNRIEQFSKLAWLLLSAVAVVGVVQTDPKYDQMGYRWMLVHCTFTGAYLAFEKSKKSLQLSDLNKIFYNTFSSVVLLMGISIGGGELYKVIEFPFLYTREFHIGCIISGIFGAVVGLLGTNLSNTEVGPSQPLISSIIKVAVAVTSLAFYKASYTLNLGLFIILGLASGVMYSYSPDLTVSNGDKMREAQI; this is encoded by the exons ATGCCAACATGGCGGACGCGCAGTGTAGTTGCGGGTTTCTGTGTTCTTATGGTAATAACTACGCTAACAAACAAG TATGTTCTGTCTATCCTGAAGTTCACCTACCCCACAATATTTCAGAG TTGGCAGTCAGGGACTATGGCTGTGGTTTTATTGAGTCTCCATGTGCTTGGTTATATAAACCTGGATTTATCAGTTAACAG ggatATCCTAATTTCCTGGTTTCCAGGCACTGTGTTTTTTTCTGGTGCAATCTATGCTGGCTCAATTGCACTGTCTAGACTG TCTGTTCCAGTTTTCTGTGCACTGCAGTATGGGTCATTTGTGGTAATGACATTAGTTGACTGGTTAGTCTTCAACAGA ATTGAGCAATTTTCTAAACTTGCATG GCTATTACTATCAGCAGTTGCAGTTGTTGGAGTAGTTCAAACAGACCCTAAG TATGATCAGATGGGCTACCGCTGGATGTTAGTACATTGTACATTTACAG GGGCCTACTTGGCATTTGAAAAGTCAAAAAAGTCACTGCAACTCAG TGAtctgaataaaatattttataatacattctcaag cgTGGTTTTACTTATGGGGATAAGTATTGGTGGAG gggAACTGTACAAAGTCATAGAATTCCCATTCTTATATACACGGGAGTTTCACATAGGCTGCATTATAAG TGGAATATTTGGGGCTGTCGTCGGTCTTCTAGGCACCAATCTTTCAAACACAGAGGTTGGCCCCTCTCAACCCTTAATTAGCAGTATTATAAAG GTTGCTGTTGCAGTCACATCACTAGCATTCTACAAAGCAAGTTATACTTTGAACTTAGGACTTTT TATTATTTTGGGACTGGCAAGTGGTGTCATGTACTCTTATAGTCCTGATTTAACTGTCAGCAATGGTGACAAAATGAGAGAGGCTCAGATTTAA